A stretch of Streptomyces vietnamensis DNA encodes these proteins:
- a CDS encoding hemolysin family protein has protein sequence MIVSLLLLVAAFLLILANGFFVAAEFGLVTVERAEAERAAAAGDRRARTVVTALRELSFQLSGTQLGITITSLVVGMLAEPALAGLLHGPLTATGLPEGAVSGVSVVIGMLLASAVQMVVGELVPKNWAVSRPLQVARFVATPQRRFSALFRPVISLLNRVANSLVRLLGVEPTEELDSVRTPGELVSLARHSAQAGALEQDTADLFVRTLSLGGLTAEQVMTPRVKVSALQWDATAADVLNLTRATGLSRFPVYRDRIDEIVGMVHLKDALAVAPHARLRTPVGRIAVPPLLVPETLPAQTLLERLRREQPIAVVVDEYGGTAGVVTLEDIVEELVGEVRDEHDTAADGRPELAAAPAEDGRPAWEADGSCRVHTLRRIGLDVPDGPYETVAGLVADLLGRIPAPGDRAELPGWRLSVRQVDRYRAERVRIVRTTPDPADVPDPEGTSVSGPDGTSVSGPDAAGAPAAPVPVPAEAVR, from the coding sequence ATGATCGTCTCCCTTCTGCTGCTCGTCGCGGCCTTCCTCCTGATCCTCGCCAACGGCTTCTTCGTGGCCGCCGAGTTCGGTCTCGTGACCGTCGAGCGCGCCGAGGCCGAGCGGGCGGCGGCCGCCGGCGACCGGCGCGCGCGCACCGTCGTCACCGCGCTGCGCGAACTGTCCTTCCAGCTCTCCGGCACCCAGCTCGGCATCACGATCACCTCGCTGGTCGTCGGCATGCTCGCCGAGCCCGCGCTCGCCGGACTCCTACACGGGCCGCTCACCGCGACCGGACTGCCCGAAGGGGCCGTCTCCGGGGTCTCGGTGGTGATCGGCATGCTGCTCGCCTCCGCCGTCCAGATGGTGGTCGGCGAGCTCGTGCCGAAGAACTGGGCGGTCTCCCGGCCGCTCCAGGTCGCCCGCTTCGTCGCCACCCCGCAGCGCCGCTTCTCGGCGCTGTTCCGGCCGGTGATCTCCCTGCTCAACCGGGTCGCCAACAGCCTCGTACGGCTCCTGGGCGTCGAGCCCACCGAGGAGCTGGACTCGGTCCGCACCCCCGGCGAGCTCGTCTCGCTCGCCCGGCACTCGGCCCAGGCCGGCGCGCTCGAACAGGACACCGCCGACCTCTTCGTACGGACCCTGTCCCTCGGCGGCCTCACCGCCGAGCAGGTCATGACCCCGCGCGTGAAGGTGAGCGCCCTCCAGTGGGACGCCACCGCGGCCGACGTCCTCAACCTCACCCGGGCCACCGGCCTCTCGCGCTTCCCGGTCTACCGCGACCGCATCGACGAGATCGTCGGCATGGTCCACCTCAAGGACGCGCTCGCCGTCGCCCCGCACGCCCGCCTGCGCACCCCCGTCGGACGGATCGCGGTCCCGCCGCTCCTCGTCCCCGAGACGCTGCCCGCCCAGACGCTCCTGGAACGGCTGCGGCGGGAGCAGCCGATCGCGGTGGTCGTCGACGAGTACGGGGGCACGGCCGGCGTCGTCACCCTGGAGGACATCGTCGAGGAGCTCGTCGGCGAGGTCCGCGACGAGCACGACACCGCCGCCGACGGACGGCCCGAGCTGGCCGCGGCACCCGCCGAGGACGGCCGTCCCGCCTGGGAGGCCGACGGCTCCTGCCGGGTCCACACCCTGCGCCGGATAGGCCTCGACGTGCCCGACGGGCCGTACGAGACCGTCGCCGGACTCGTCGCCGACCTCCTCGGGCGCATCCCGGCCCCCGGGGACCGGGCCGAACTCCCCGGCTGGCGGCTCTCGGTGCGCCAGGTCGACCGCTACCGCGCCGAGCGGGTGCGGATCGTCCGTACGACCCCGGACCCGGCCGACGTGCCGGACCCGGAGGGCACGTCGGTCTCCGGCCCGGACGGCACTTCGGTCTCCGGCCCGGACGCGGCAGGCGCGCCCGCCGCTCCCGTGCCCGTCCCCGCGGAGGCGGTCCGATGA
- a CDS encoding hemolysin family protein, producing MSTLQLLFAVLLVLANGFFVGAEFALVSVRRSQIEPLGGARAKQVLHGLENLPQMMAAAQFGITVCSLTLGAVAEPTVAQLLEPVFHAIGVPEGLIHPLGYVIALAAVVFLHLVIGEMVPKNLAMADPERTALWLAPGLVGFARLCRPVTAALGACAHFVLRAFKVEPKDEVEAVFTSAQLGRLVEDAGQAGLLDPVEQERLEDALELGSRPVTDVLIAPASLVTVPPSVTPREIEELTVRTGYSRFPVRAEGRATFMGFVHVKDVLDLEERERAVPQRLWRPMATLRAELPLDDALTVMRRAATHLAQVADGSGRVLGLVALEDVLEMLVGEVRDPAHRVQPPSGPGPSTVRV from the coding sequence ATGAGCACCCTGCAACTCCTCTTCGCCGTCCTCCTGGTCCTCGCCAACGGCTTCTTCGTCGGGGCCGAGTTCGCCCTCGTCTCCGTCCGGCGCAGCCAGATCGAGCCGCTCGGGGGCGCCAGGGCCAAGCAGGTCCTGCACGGCCTGGAGAACCTGCCGCAGATGATGGCCGCCGCCCAGTTCGGCATCACCGTCTGCTCCCTGACGCTCGGCGCCGTCGCCGAGCCGACCGTCGCCCAGCTCCTCGAACCGGTCTTCCACGCGATCGGGGTCCCGGAGGGGCTGATCCACCCGCTCGGCTACGTCATCGCCCTCGCCGCGGTCGTCTTCCTCCACCTCGTCATCGGCGAGATGGTCCCGAAGAACCTGGCGATGGCCGACCCCGAGCGCACCGCCCTCTGGCTCGCCCCCGGCCTCGTCGGCTTCGCCCGGCTCTGCCGGCCGGTCACGGCCGCGCTCGGGGCCTGCGCCCACTTCGTCCTGCGGGCGTTCAAGGTCGAGCCGAAGGACGAGGTGGAAGCGGTCTTCACCAGCGCCCAGCTCGGCCGGCTCGTCGAGGACGCGGGCCAGGCGGGACTGCTCGACCCGGTCGAGCAGGAGCGCCTGGAGGACGCCCTCGAACTGGGCAGCCGCCCGGTGACGGACGTCCTGATCGCCCCCGCCTCCCTCGTCACGGTCCCGCCGTCGGTCACCCCGCGCGAGATCGAGGAGCTGACCGTACGGACCGGGTACTCCCGCTTCCCGGTCCGCGCCGAGGGCCGGGCGACCTTCATGGGCTTCGTGCACGTGAAGGACGTCCTGGACCTGGAGGAGCGGGAGCGGGCGGTCCCGCAGCGGCTGTGGCGCCCGATGGCGACGCTCCGCGCCGAGCTGCCGCTCGACGACGCCCTCACCGTGATGCGCCGTGCCGCCACGCATCTGGCGCAGGTCGCGGACGGCTCGGGCCGGGTCCTCGGCCTGGTCGCC